One segment of Anopheles stephensi strain Indian chromosome 3, UCI_ANSTEP_V1.0, whole genome shotgun sequence DNA contains the following:
- the LOC118511110 gene encoding arrestin homolog, whose translation MVYNFKVFKKCAPNGKVTLYMGKRDFVDHVAGVEPIDGIVVLDDEYIRDNRKVYGQVVCSFRYGREEDEVMGLNFQKELCLASEQIYPRPEKSDKEQTKLQERLLKKLGSNAIPFTFNISPNAPSSVTLQQGDDDNGDPCGVSYYVKIFAGDSETDRTHRRSTVTLGIRKIQFAPTKQGQQPCTVVRKDFMLSPGELELEVTLDKQLYLHGERIGVNICIRNNSNKMVKKIKAMVQQGVDVVLFQNGSYRNTVASLETSEGCPIQPGSSLQKVMYLTPLLSSNKQRRGVALDGQIKRQEQCLASTTLLAQPDQRDAFGIIISYAVKVKLFLGALGGELSAELPFVLMHPKPGTKAKVIHADSQADVETFRQDTVDQQASVDFD comes from the exons ATGGTTTACAATTTCAAAGTCTTCAAGAAGTGTGCCCCCAACGGAAAGGTTACGCTGTACATGGGCAAGCGTGACTTTGTGGACCATGTTGCAGGCGTTGAACCGATCG ATGGCATCGTCGTGCTGGACGACGAGTACATCCGCGACAACCGCAAGGTGTACGGTCAGGTGGTCTGCAGCTTCCGCTATGGCCGCGAGGAGGACGAGGTGATGGGCCTGAACTTCCAGAAGGAGCTTTGCCTCGCCTCGGAACAGATCTACCCGCGGCCGGAAAAGTCGGACAAGGAGCAAACGAAGCTGCAGGAGCGCCTGCTGAAGAAGCTCGGCTCCAACGCGATCCCGTTCACGTTCAACATCTCGCCGAACGCACCGTCCTCGGTGACGCTGCAGCAGGGCGACGACGACAATGGCGACCCGTGCGGTGTGTCGTACTACGTGAAGATCTTTGCCGGCGATTCGGAGACGGATCGTACGCACCGCCGCAGCACGGTCACGCTCGGCATCCGCAAGATCCAGTTCGCGCCGACCAAGCAGGGCCAGCAGCCGTGCACGGTGGTGCGCAAGGACTTTATGCTGAGCCCGGGAGAGCTGGAGCTGGAGGTGACGCTGGACAAGCAGCTGTACCTGCACGGCGAGCGAATAGGCGTCAACATCTGCATACGCAACAACTCGAACAAGATGGTGAAGAAGATCAAGGCGATGGTGCAGCAGGGCGTGGACGTGGTGCTGTTCCAGAACGGTAGCTACCGCAACACGGTGGCCTCGCTGGAGACGAGCGAGGGCTGCCCGATCCAGCCCGGTTCCAGCCTGCAGAAGGTGATGTACCTGACGCCGCTGCTGTCCTCCAACAAGCAGCGTCGCGGTGTCGCCCTGGACGGTCAGATCAAGCGTCAGGAACAGTGTTTGGCTTCGACTACGCT CTTGGCTCAACCGGACCAGCGCGACGCCTTCGGCATTATCATTTCGTACGCCGTCAAGGTGAAACTGTTCCTCGGTGCTCTCGGAGGCGAACTGTCGGCCGAGCTTCCGTTTGTGCTGATGCACCCGAAG CCCGGTACCAAGGCTAAGGTCATTCATGCAGACAGCCAGGCCGACGTGGAAACCTTCCGACAGGACACGGTCGATCAGCAGGCTTCGGTGGACTTTGATTAA
- the LOC118511108 gene encoding cytoplasmic protein NCK1: MAGSIKQEDVCYVVAKYDYEAQGAQELDLRKNDRYLLLDDSKHWWRVQNTRNQSGYVPSNYVKKEKKSVSLFDSFKKKVKKGSGSKTLPNCSPSRQVDSPTMSRRLPPDPSEAIASTPIGTAIVKYNYQAQQQDELSLTKGTRILILEKSNDGWWRGQSGSATGWFPSNYTTEENEDDTLHTYAMAENVLDIVVALYSFNSNNDTELSFEKGDRLEILDRPAADPEWYKARNNNGQIGLVPRNYLQELSEYLAQPFRSNGSGPDSLDRRPNDAQSNNNNSNTNNSNNNNSQQPERPHLTGKSWYYGAITRSQCDTVLNSHGHDGDYLIRDSETNLGDYSVSLKAPGRNKHFRVHVEGNMYCIGQRKFHTLDQLVDHYQRAPIYTNKQGEKLYLVRPLPKANGT; this comes from the exons ATGGCTGGCAGCATCAAGCAAG AGGATGTTTGCTACGTGGTAGCAAAGTATGATTACGAAGCGCAGGGTGCCCAGGAGCTTGATTTGAGGAAAAACGATCGTTATCTGCTATTGGACGATAGTAAGCACTGGTGGAGGGTACAGAATACACGCAATCAGTCCGGTTACGTGCCCAGTAACTACgtgaaaaaggagaaaaagtcCGTCTCACTGTTCGATAGCTTTAAGAAGAAGGTTAAAAAGGGCTCCGGCAGCAAAACGCTTCCCAACTGTTCACCTTCCAGGCAGGTCGATAGTCCAACAATGAGTCGACGATTACCGCCCGATCCTTCGGAAGCCATCG CTTCCACGCCGATAGGAACTGCCATAGTAAAATACAACTACCAGGCGCAGCAGCAGGACGAGCTGTCGCTGACCAAGGGTACGCGGATATTGATACTGGAGAAATCGAACGATGGTTGGTGGCGTGGTCAGAGCGGTTCTGCGACCGGGTGGTTTCCTAGCAACTATACAACGGAAGAAAATGAGGACGACACACTGCACACGTACGCGATGGCAGAAAACGTGTTGGACATCGTGGTGGCTCTTTACTCATTCAATTCGAACAACGATACGGAGCTATCGTTCGAAAAGGGCGATCGTTTGGAAATTCTTGACCGACCAGCGGCAGATCCCGAATG GTACAAAGCCCGTAACAATAATGGCCAGATCGGGCTGGTACCGCGCAACTATTTACAAGAACTGTCGGAATACTTGGCTCAACCGTTCCGGAGCAATGGTAGCGGACCGGATTCGCTCGATCGACGACCTAATGATGCGCAgtcgaacaacaacaactcaaACACGAACaacagtaacaacaacaactcccAGCAGCCGGAAAGACCCCACCTGACCGGCAAAAGCTGGTATTACGGTGCTATTACACGAAGTCAATGTGATACGGTGCTAAACTCTCACGGACACGATGGAGATTATTTGATTCGTGATAGCGAAACGAAT CTGGGTGACTATTCTGTATCGTTGAAGGCCCCTGGCCGCAACAAGCATTTCCGTGTGCACGTGGAAGGTAACATGTACTGCATCGGGCAGCGCAAATTTCACACACTGGATCAACTAGTGGACCACTACCAAAGAGCTCCCATCTACACCAACAAGCAGGGCGAAAAGCTGTATCTGGTACGACCGTTGCCGAAAGCAAACGGTACCTAA
- the LOC118509965 gene encoding rho GTPase-activating protein conundrum-like: MLKAREQSATNLAPRQARKRSRIQRVALYCTRNRPTNKRDVRDVFGVRFDSTTDETVLTAVDHPAKPVETARETCQIDIDQLSEDEWKRLQPLLWLELESLFGKDRVSPVRQKPFKPTRKEKGNGVFGVSLNTLIHRDQQVFTGKDTTVTLVPLVLQVILSELAVRGAREEGILRVSGNKQRIDALYNEIEHNFYRKPEKIDPLIKEAGVHDLSSLLKRWLRDLSQPLLTNDLVHLFFQTNVLPPHDQCKALAVLCQLLPHENRNTLRALLHFFRRVVEQQHLNRMSQQNVATIIAPSFFPPTFVHPLDHKDDMGAQTQIADKCCQLTNVLLGMADSLWVVPQRLIEQGKIVIAM, translated from the exons ATGCTTAAG GCTCGCGAGCAGTCAGCGACAAACCTAGCTCCGCGACAGGCCAGAAAACGATCACGAATACAGCGCGTGGCGCTCTACTGCACGCGCAACCGACCGACAAACAAACGGGATGTACGGGACGTATTTGGAGTCAGGTTCGACAGCACGACCGATGAGACGGTTTTGACGGCAGTAGACCATCCCGCGAAACCCGTAGAAACGGCCCGCGAAACTTGCCAAATCGACATTGACCAGTTATCGGAGGATGAATGGAAGCGGCTGCAACCGCTTCTGTGGCTCGAGCTGGAATCCCTCTTCGGCAAGGATCGCGTATCCCCGGTCAGACAGAAACCGTTTAAGCCAACGCGCAAGGAGAAAGGCAACGGTGTCTTTGGTGTGTCGCTGAATACACTTATTCACCGCGACCAGCAGGTATTCACCGGAAAGGATACGACCGTGACCTTGGTACCGCTAGTGCTGCAGGTCATACTGTCCGAGCTGGCAGTGCGCGGTGCTAGGGAGGAAGGCATTTTGCGAGTATCGGGAAACAAACAGAGG ATCGACGCCCTGTACAATgagatcgagcacaatttctACCGCAAACCGGAAAAGATCGATCCGCTGATCAAGGAAGCGGGTGTGCATGATCTCAGCTCGCTATTGAAGCGTTGGCTAAGGGACTTGTCGCAGCCACTCTTGACCAACGATCTGGTGCACCTTTTCTTTCAAACGAACG TTTTACCTCCACACGATCAGTGTAAAGCGCTGGCGGTGCTTTGCCAACTACTGCCGCACGAAAATCGCAACACACTGCGCGCGCTGTTGCATTTCTTCCGTCGAGTAGTGGAGCAGCAACACCTGAACCGAATGTCCCAACAGAACGTGGCAACGATCATTGCGCCCTCGTTCTTCCCACCAAC ATTTGTGCATCCACTAGACCACAAGGACGATATGGGAGCGCAAACACAGATAGCTGACAAGTGTTGTCAGCTCACCAACGTGCTCCTAGGCATGGCCGACAGCTTATGGGTCGTACCACAGCGTCTAATCGAGCAGGGCAAGATTGTCATTGCCATGTGA
- the LOC118511109 gene encoding adenosine kinase: protein MTNENDDLSITSCDRCPRMVAFGNILLDISVELKDGKILNDFDLKPDDQREVPADKLAALVSVAVETCGNPIYNPGGSALNTCRILRALGEKNIIFCGAVGVDENGQILQQILKDCALNTCIQTLPDEITGTCMCLISGDKRSLNANIGASLHFKKEFVSSRWCQSKIGVCKSAAHTNIDEDMRIFYIEGYFVPEKFHICTYIYEQYCKGTANLLVTNLNASYILQEFTVEMRFLVEHADLVFGNLAEFIALAQIYHCDDVDSLARLLIKPYRKHNRNKILIATDGCRSVRLYYGAGSKFIAESYPVPVIPASAVVDTTGAGDSFVAGFLYKFMNDESPTLVDCIRYGCKVAGKVIRQVGCNLPSSVPSSPSVATPCAKEGMLP, encoded by the exons ATGACCAACGAAAACGATGATCTCTCCATCACAAGCTG TGATCGGTGCCCGCGAATGGTTGCATTTGGCAACATTCTACTCGACATCAGTGTGGAGCTGAAGGATGGCAAAATTCTGAACGATTTCGATCTGAAGCCTGATGATCAGAGGGAAGTTCCTGCAGACAAACTTGCTGCCCTTGTCTCCGTTGCCGTAGAAAC GTGCGGCAATCCCATCTACAACCCGGGCGGCTCAGCATTAAACACATGTCGTATACTGCGCGCTCTTGGGGAGAAAAACATCATTTTCTGCGGGGCAGTTGGCGTTGATGAGAATGGCCAAATATTACAACAAATCTTGAAAGATTGCGCACTAAATACCTG TATACAAACGTTGCCGGACGAAATTACCGGGACTTGTATGTGCCTCATAAGCGGCGACAAACGGAGCCTGAATGCAAACATTGGTGCTTCGCTGCATTTCAAGAAGGAGTTTGTCAGCTCGCGCTGGTGCCAGTCCAAGATCGGCGTATGCAAATCGgctgcacacacaaacatcgaCGAGGACATGCGAATTTTCTACATTGAAGGATATTTTGTGCCGGAAAAGTTTCACATCTGTACGTACATCTACGAACAGTACTGCAAGGGTACGGCAAACCTGCTGGTCACCAATCTGAACGCATCGTACATACTGCAGGAGTTTACCGTGGAGATGCGCTTCCTCGTCGAGCATGCCGACCTGGTGTTTGGGAATTTGGCCGAATTCATTGCACTGGCACAGATTTACCACTGTGACGATGTGGACTCGTTGGCTCGGTTACTGATAAAACCGTACCGGAAACACAACCGTAACAAGATTCTCATTGCCACTGATGGTTGCCGAAGTGTGCGATTGTACTATGGTGCGGGATCGAAATTCATAGCGGAAAGCTACCCGGTGCCGGTCATACCGGCTAGCGCCGTCGTCGATACGACCGGGGCGGGTGATTCGTTTGTGGCAGGATTTCTGTACAAGTTCATGAACGATGAAAGCCCTACGTTAGTAGACTGCATTCGATACGGGTGTAAAGTGGCTGGGAAAGTGATAAGGCAGGTGGGGTGTAACTTACCCTCGAGCGTTCCATCATCGCCATCGGTCGCAACGCCGTGTGCAAAGGAAGGCATGCTTCCTTGA